A part of Arthrobacter dokdonellae genomic DNA contains:
- the istA gene encoding IS21 family transposase translates to MDRKTARRYVQAAEAAGLVRDAGPGAVTDELVGAVVAAVRPSRPNGHGQAWEELAGHEEQIRAWVTGTGTGKAGRALNLVKVHELLARQGCQVPYRTLHRFATERCGYRVKATTVRVADGEPGVECQIDFAYMGTITDAETGRDRKVHALIFTAVYSRHMFVWLTYTQTLAAVVAGCEMAWAFFGGVFKVLIPDNMKPVVTAAEPVNPRFSTGWLDYAAHAGFATDAARVRTPTDKPRVERVVQYVRGNFFAGEVFADLEDAQARAVFWCQEKAGMRIHGTTQARPAEVFTAEEAPALLPAPADYDVPLFKDAKVHRDHHLLTEQPAGFGHVAEGRVSWGHSVLDHGRRI, encoded by the coding sequence GTGGATAGGAAAACGGCACGCCGTTATGTGCAGGCTGCTGAGGCGGCGGGCCTGGTGCGCGACGCCGGGCCCGGCGCGGTCACTGACGAGCTCGTCGGGGCCGTGGTCGCCGCCGTCCGCCCGTCACGGCCGAACGGGCACGGGCAGGCGTGGGAGGAGCTGGCCGGGCATGAGGAGCAGATCCGGGCCTGGGTCACCGGGACGGGGACGGGGAAGGCGGGCCGGGCGCTGAATCTGGTGAAGGTCCACGAGCTGCTGGCCCGCCAGGGCTGCCAGGTGCCGTATCGGACGCTGCACCGTTTCGCGACGGAGCGGTGCGGGTACCGGGTCAAGGCGACGACGGTGCGCGTCGCCGATGGAGAGCCTGGGGTGGAGTGCCAGATCGACTTCGCCTACATGGGCACCATCACCGACGCCGAGACGGGCCGGGACCGGAAGGTGCACGCGCTGATCTTCACCGCCGTGTATTCCCGGCACATGTTCGTCTGGCTGACGTATACCCAGACCCTGGCGGCGGTGGTTGCCGGGTGCGAGATGGCGTGGGCGTTCTTTGGCGGTGTCTTCAAGGTCCTGATTCCGGACAACATGAAGCCGGTGGTGACGGCCGCGGAGCCGGTGAATCCGCGTTTCTCCACGGGCTGGCTCGATTACGCCGCCCATGCCGGGTTCGCCACCGATGCCGCCCGCGTCAGGACACCGACCGATAAGCCCCGCGTGGAGCGGGTGGTGCAGTATGTGCGCGGGAATTTCTTTGCCGGCGAGGTCTTCGCGGACTTGGAAGATGCCCAGGCCCGGGCGGTGTTCTGGTGCCAGGAAAAGGCCGGGATGCGTATTCATGGCACGACGCAGGCGCGCCCGGCGGAGGTCTTCACCGCCGAGGAAGCCCCGGCCTTGTTGCCGGCCCCGGCGGACTATGACGTGCCCTTGTTCAAGGACGCGAAGGTGCACCGTGACCACCACCTGTTGACTGAACAGCCTGCCGGGTTTGGGCATGTCGCAGAGGGACGGGTCAGCTGGGGACATAGCGTCTTGGATCATGGTCGAAGAATCTGA
- a CDS encoding tyrosine-type recombinase/integrase encodes MSISAVMAPAEQSKDTNGDWPPQSDDTRDVAAWRARFPPRPTVDRWPATGVDRRTLDQRASEALCAPVSKSMRLLGLRGLLMLLDWLSEHPGDTWQERWLASGADAAGDDWAELPARWLRERGDYSPSRLEVMTSSFLIAVGLDVVRPSLRWLLTGGKKRKLVRHLTRTRDGEGFARLGDHCERDETVGTDVGKHVLFRCAVIVAAKGGTVEDITVGDVLEVIDLEKEIRAKAPSAGASIRVLRQTGIITADVPSLKQIHSTGQRTVEQLVDRYNIACIPIRDLLVDYLRERQPSVDYSTLLSLAYALVRCFWADLERHHQGIESLNLPRNIAGAWKRRLSTKIRTIVRDGKEIQIETERLSHLDILAAVRAFYLDLSQWALEDPSRWAPWVAPCPISQDDLSRRKMVRHRKARMDSRTRSRLPVMPVLTNSTTTWRRQSTALLAAGLRAAPGEPFTSDGITMTRIKRPHGTQANVWVTNPDTAKKTLLNRDEDHAFWAWAVIEVLRHTGVRIEELLEISHHSLIQYRLPDSGELVPLLQIAPSKTDTERLLVVSPELAEVLSTIISRHRKPEGTIPLVSARDEHELVWRRPAPLLFQHLVNGEHRAITARFVSTLLDEALARTGLTGPDDGQPLRFTPHDFRRIFITDAIMNGLPPHIAQVIAGHQDIGVTMGYKAVYPEETITAHRAFIARRRALRPSEEYREPTDDEWQQFLGHFQRRKVSVGTCGRAFGSNCIHEHACIRCSLLWPDPNQQTRLLEIRDNLKARVVEAHEQGWLGEVEGLEVSLAGAEDKLAQVQRRTNTSVALGIPTIGHQPAG; translated from the coding sequence ATGAGCATCAGCGCCGTTATGGCCCCGGCAGAACAAAGCAAAGACACCAACGGCGACTGGCCACCACAGTCGGATGACACCAGGGACGTGGCCGCATGGCGGGCACGGTTTCCCCCGAGGCCCACCGTCGATCGGTGGCCGGCCACCGGCGTTGACAGGCGGACCTTGGATCAACGGGCGTCGGAAGCGCTGTGTGCCCCGGTATCGAAATCGATGCGGCTGCTGGGCCTTCGCGGATTGTTGATGCTCCTGGACTGGTTGTCAGAGCACCCGGGCGACACCTGGCAGGAACGATGGCTGGCCAGCGGAGCGGACGCGGCGGGCGACGACTGGGCCGAGCTGCCCGCCCGGTGGCTACGTGAGCGCGGCGACTACTCGCCCTCCCGGCTGGAGGTGATGACCAGTTCCTTCCTGATCGCCGTCGGACTCGATGTGGTTCGCCCGTCCTTGCGGTGGCTGCTGACCGGAGGAAAGAAACGCAAGCTGGTCCGTCACCTGACCCGTACCCGCGACGGTGAAGGATTCGCCCGGCTGGGCGACCACTGCGAGCGTGACGAGACAGTCGGCACCGACGTGGGCAAGCACGTGCTGTTTCGTTGCGCCGTGATCGTCGCCGCAAAAGGCGGCACAGTCGAGGACATCACCGTCGGTGATGTCCTCGAGGTCATCGACCTGGAGAAGGAGATTCGCGCCAAAGCACCCTCAGCCGGGGCGAGCATCCGCGTCCTGCGGCAAACCGGGATCATTACAGCAGACGTACCGAGCCTCAAACAGATCCACAGCACCGGGCAACGCACCGTCGAACAACTCGTCGACCGCTACAACATTGCCTGCATCCCAATACGCGACCTGCTGGTCGACTACCTGCGTGAGCGGCAGCCGTCCGTCGACTACTCCACACTGCTGTCGCTGGCCTACGCGCTGGTCCGCTGCTTCTGGGCCGACCTGGAACGCCACCACCAGGGCATCGAATCGTTGAACCTACCCCGCAATATTGCCGGGGCGTGGAAGCGACGACTGAGCACCAAAATTCGCACCATTGTCCGCGACGGCAAGGAAATCCAGATCGAGACCGAGCGACTGTCGCACCTGGATATTCTGGCAGCGGTCCGGGCGTTCTACCTCGACCTGTCCCAGTGGGCATTAGAAGACCCTAGCCGGTGGGCCCCATGGGTGGCACCGTGTCCTATCAGCCAGGACGATCTGTCACGCCGGAAAATGGTGCGGCACCGCAAGGCGCGCATGGACAGCCGCACCCGCTCCCGATTGCCGGTAATGCCCGTATTGACCAACTCCACCACCACCTGGCGCCGTCAATCAACAGCGCTCCTCGCCGCCGGGCTACGCGCCGCGCCCGGCGAACCGTTCACCTCCGACGGCATCACCATGACCAGGATTAAACGTCCGCACGGCACGCAGGCCAACGTCTGGGTCACCAACCCGGACACCGCCAAAAAAACCCTGCTCAACCGCGATGAAGACCATGCATTTTGGGCGTGGGCGGTCATCGAGGTGCTGCGGCACACCGGCGTCCGCATCGAGGAACTGCTTGAGATCAGCCACCACAGCCTGATCCAATACCGGCTGCCGGACAGTGGGGAACTCGTTCCGCTCTTGCAGATCGCCCCGTCTAAAACCGACACCGAACGGTTGCTGGTGGTCAGCCCCGAACTGGCCGAGGTGCTTTCCACGATCATCAGCCGCCACCGCAAACCCGAGGGCACCATCCCCCTGGTCAGCGCCAGAGACGAACACGAACTGGTTTGGCGCCGACCTGCCCCGCTCCTGTTCCAACACCTCGTCAACGGCGAACACCGTGCCATTACCGCACGATTTGTCTCCACCCTGCTCGACGAAGCGCTGGCACGCACCGGCCTGACAGGCCCTGATGACGGGCAGCCGCTCCGGTTCACCCCGCATGATTTCCGCAGGATCTTCATCACCGATGCAATCATGAACGGGCTTCCGCCGCACATCGCGCAGGTCATCGCCGGCCACCAGGACATCGGCGTCACCATGGGATACAAGGCCGTCTATCCAGAGGAAACGATCACCGCCCACCGGGCGTTTATAGCCCGGCGCCGCGCCCTGCGACCGAGCGAGGAATACCGCGAGCCCACCGACGACGAGTGGCAGCAATTCCTTGGCCATTTCCAACGCCGCAAGGTATCGGTCGGGACCTGCGGCCGCGCGTTCGGCAGCAACTGCATCCACGAACACGCCTGCATCCGCTGCTCCCTGCTCTGGCCCGATCCGAACCAGCAGACCCGCCTACTCGAGATCCGCGACAACCTCAAAGCCCGCGTCGTCGAAGCCCATGAGCAAGGCTGGCTCGGTGAAGTCGAAGGCCTCGAAGTCAGTCTCGCCGGCGCCGAAGACAAACTGGCCCAAGTGCAACGGCGCACCAACACATCCGTCGCCCTCGGCATCCCGACCATCGGCCACCAGCCCGCTGGCTGA
- a CDS encoding IS110 family RNA-guided transposase: MGTKDPNDVVYRRVAGMDVSKSDVKVCVRVPSTQRNRYHSEVTTWGATVPEIMKLKAFLEEAQLELVVMESTSDYWKPYFYLLEDTVPVQLVNARQARNLPGRKTDVSDAHWLAKTASWGMLAPSFVPPPPIRVLRDLTRARSTITFGRASELQRLEKYLESTGSKLSSVVSDLDGVTSTLILRALAGGERDPKALAALAKGRLKNKTDELEQALTGIRFTAHDAFMVAFHLDELNAQQARLAALDAQITEAFAPFRTDIELLSTIPGVKTTIAQVIIAETGGNMAAFPTSAQLASWAGVAPGNNESAGRHKPAATSKGDKYLKAALGQAALNIAKQKGGFLPTRYKRIANRRGKPRAIVATGHTLITDIWNMLANGVAYEEPHPRRYDQANNDRTRQHALRALKQLGYEVTLTQAA; encoded by the coding sequence ATGGGAACCAAGGATCCGAATGATGTGGTGTACCGCCGTGTGGCGGGCATGGATGTGTCCAAGAGTGATGTGAAGGTTTGCGTGAGGGTGCCCTCGACCCAGCGCAACCGGTACCATTCCGAGGTCACGACCTGGGGTGCGACGGTGCCGGAGATCATGAAGCTGAAGGCGTTCCTGGAAGAAGCGCAGCTGGAGTTGGTCGTGATGGAGTCCACCAGCGATTATTGGAAGCCGTACTTCTACCTGCTCGAGGACACCGTCCCGGTGCAGCTGGTCAACGCCCGCCAGGCACGGAACCTGCCAGGGCGCAAGACGGACGTTTCCGATGCCCACTGGCTGGCGAAGACCGCCTCGTGGGGGATGCTCGCACCTTCGTTCGTGCCACCCCCGCCAATCCGGGTGTTGCGGGATTTGACCCGGGCCCGCAGCACGATCACCTTCGGGCGCGCCAGTGAACTGCAGCGGCTGGAGAAGTACCTGGAAAGCACCGGAAGCAAGCTCTCCTCCGTGGTCTCGGACCTGGACGGGGTGACCTCCACGCTGATCCTGCGCGCCCTGGCCGGCGGTGAACGCGACCCGAAGGCGCTGGCCGCCTTGGCCAAGGGCCGGCTGAAGAACAAGACCGACGAGCTGGAGCAGGCCCTCACCGGGATCCGCTTCACCGCACACGACGCGTTCATGGTCGCCTTCCACCTGGACGAGCTGAACGCCCAGCAGGCACGCCTGGCCGCCCTCGATGCGCAGATCACCGAGGCGTTTGCGCCCTTTCGCACCGACATCGAACTGCTCTCCACGATCCCGGGCGTGAAGACCACCATCGCCCAAGTCATCATCGCCGAAACAGGCGGGAACATGGCCGCGTTTCCCACCTCGGCCCAACTCGCTTCCTGGGCCGGCGTCGCGCCCGGCAACAACGAATCCGCCGGCCGCCACAAGCCCGCCGCGACCAGCAAGGGCGACAAGTACCTCAAGGCCGCCCTCGGGCAGGCCGCGCTGAACATCGCCAAGCAAAAGGGCGGCTTCCTGCCCACACGCTACAAAAGAATCGCCAACCGCCGCGGCAAGCCCCGCGCCATCGTCGCCACCGGACACACACTCATCACGGACATCTGGAACATGCTCGCCAACGGCGTCGCCTACGAAGAACCACACCCGCGCCGATACGACCAGGCCAACAACGACAGGACCCGCCAACACGCCCTCAGGGCACTCAAGCAGCTTGGATACGAGGTGACACTCACCCAGGCGGCCTAA
- a CDS encoding tyrosine-type recombinase/integrase codes for MVEESDCSRELEYLRVPAVGSLEATGSRWEPYRLVGADGGTVHAVEAFFADLLAAGRSEATVRSYGMDLLRWFRFLWAIGVAWDRASRIEARDFCRWLAVVAREGRGYSISARLHSETVLRGFYDFHRDVGSGPLVNPFPLARSRRTGRANAHHNPMDPYRLEKSGLYRPKPQRRIPRSIPDRVFDDIFAKLRSNRDRAMVAFYVSTGARASELLSATQGGVDPGRQLITVVRKGTREVQELPASPDAFVWLRLYQVEMKDAIGQGPLQPLWWTLDRPARPLTYHAAHRMFERAGQAAGQEATLHALRHTAAYRMAEDPSMPLTDVQYVLGHARLTTTQIYITPRKEDVIARVLAHHSARDRIEQPPPAAPGYSPETLAVLFGKATP; via the coding sequence ATGGTCGAAGAATCTGATTGTTCCAGGGAGTTGGAATATCTGCGTGTGCCTGCGGTCGGTTCGCTGGAGGCAACCGGGTCGCGGTGGGAGCCGTATCGGCTGGTGGGCGCGGACGGCGGAACAGTCCATGCCGTCGAGGCGTTTTTCGCTGATCTGCTGGCGGCCGGGCGCAGCGAGGCAACCGTCCGCTCGTATGGCATGGATCTGCTGCGCTGGTTCCGTTTCTTGTGGGCGATTGGCGTGGCCTGGGATCGTGCATCCCGGATCGAGGCGCGGGATTTCTGCCGCTGGCTGGCGGTAGTGGCCCGGGAAGGCCGCGGGTATTCAATTTCGGCCCGGCTCCACAGCGAGACGGTGCTGCGGGGCTTCTACGATTTCCACCGCGATGTCGGATCGGGCCCGTTGGTCAATCCGTTCCCGCTTGCTCGGTCCCGACGCACCGGACGGGCGAACGCCCATCACAATCCTATGGATCCCTACCGGCTGGAAAAGTCGGGCTTGTACCGGCCCAAGCCGCAGCGCAGGATTCCACGGAGCATCCCTGATCGGGTTTTCGACGACATCTTCGCGAAGTTGCGCTCGAACAGGGACCGCGCCATGGTGGCCTTCTACGTGTCTACCGGTGCGCGCGCCTCGGAGTTGTTATCGGCCACTCAGGGAGGCGTGGACCCCGGAAGGCAACTGATAACGGTGGTGCGCAAGGGAACCCGGGAAGTGCAGGAATTGCCGGCGTCACCAGACGCGTTTGTGTGGCTACGTTTGTATCAGGTCGAGATGAAAGATGCGATCGGGCAGGGTCCGCTGCAGCCGTTGTGGTGGACGCTGGACCGGCCGGCGCGGCCATTGACCTACCACGCGGCACACCGGATGTTTGAGCGTGCCGGCCAGGCGGCCGGCCAAGAAGCAACGCTACACGCGCTTCGGCACACCGCTGCCTACCGGATGGCCGAGGACCCCTCGATGCCGCTCACAGACGTGCAATACGTCCTTGGTCATGCCCGGCTGACGACCACCCAGATTTACATCACGCCGCGAAAGGAGGACGTGATCGCCCGCGTGTTGGCGCACCACTCCGCCCGCGACCGCATCGAGCAGCCGCCCCCGGCGGCGCCGGGCTACTCGCCAGAAACCCTCGCCGTGCTCTTTGGAAAGGCCACACCATGA
- the istB gene encoding IS21-like element helper ATPase IstB: MNHPSTATIPAGPVDPVSTDLSRILRALKLSGLKDTLPERLVLARQQKMGHAAFLELLLADELSRRDSRSAALRAARAGLDPAMRLESWDDAADLRYDRMLLSDLSTLAFAEAGHSVLLLGPVGVGKTHLATALGHAGIRRRMSVHFTRADKLFTRLRAARLDNSLEAEMRRIAAVDLLIVDDFAIKALDATETNDFYEIVVERHRRKSTIITSNREPAEWMAMTADTLLAQSAIDRLTQGAHTLVIEGPSWRQRANGNRRATIDENKETRNAK, encoded by the coding sequence TTGAACCACCCCAGCACCGCGACCATCCCGGCGGGGCCGGTGGACCCGGTCAGCACGGACCTCTCACGGATCCTGCGGGCCCTGAAACTCTCCGGGCTCAAGGACACCCTGCCCGAACGCCTCGTGCTGGCCCGCCAGCAAAAGATGGGGCACGCGGCGTTCCTGGAACTCCTGCTCGCCGATGAACTCTCCCGCCGCGACTCGCGCTCCGCCGCTCTGCGCGCCGCCCGGGCCGGCCTGGACCCGGCCATGCGCCTGGAAAGCTGGGATGACGCCGCGGACCTGAGGTACGACCGGATGCTCCTCTCGGACCTGTCGACCCTGGCCTTCGCCGAGGCCGGGCACTCCGTGCTGCTGCTCGGCCCGGTCGGGGTGGGCAAAACCCACCTCGCCACCGCCCTGGGCCACGCCGGGATCCGGCGGCGGATGAGCGTGCACTTCACCCGCGCCGACAAGCTCTTCACCCGGCTGCGGGCCGCCCGGCTCGATAACAGCCTCGAGGCCGAAATGCGGCGCATCGCCGCCGTGGACCTGCTCATCGTGGACGACTTTGCCATCAAGGCCCTGGACGCGACCGAGACGAACGACTTCTACGAAATCGTCGTTGAACGCCACCGCCGCAAATCCACCATCATCACCTCCAACCGCGAGCCCGCTGAATGGATGGCCATGACCGCCGACACCCTGCTGGCCCAATCAGCCATCGACAGGCTCACCCAGGGCGCCCACACCCTCGTCATCGAGGGCCCCTCCTGGCGCCAACGCGCCAACGGAAACCGGCGCGCCACTATTGACGAAAACAAGGAGACCCGCAATGCTAAATAA
- a CDS encoding Mu transposase domain-containing protein, translating to MPGDYIGSQVAVRADSELVKIYHRGQLIKTHPRMRPGTRSTDASDLPEHKSAYALRDITHLIGLCAGHGENIGIYAERILDDPLPWTRMRAVYRLIGLVRQYGPAAVEAACAKALDLDVIAVGKIDSMLAKAVENIPALMPVAVAAGTARFARDPSEYAAAAAGPAAAGRSAGAGTTLASAGTGGAASAGTGLANAGIALANAGTAIATTRAGLANEGTGAAASSGTGGEIGVGAGPRYGRGVQLHLVFSHAETPEQARETQTAQEDAR from the coding sequence GTGCCCGGGGACTACATCGGCTCCCAGGTTGCCGTGCGCGCCGACAGCGAGCTGGTGAAGATCTACCACCGCGGGCAGCTGATCAAGACCCACCCAAGGATGCGGCCAGGGACCCGCTCCACCGACGCGTCAGATCTGCCCGAGCACAAGAGCGCCTACGCTTTGCGGGACATCACCCACCTGATCGGGCTGTGCGCCGGGCACGGGGAAAACATCGGCATCTACGCCGAACGGATCCTCGATGACCCGCTGCCCTGGACGAGGATGCGCGCCGTCTACCGGCTCATTGGCCTCGTGCGCCAGTACGGGCCGGCCGCGGTGGAGGCGGCGTGCGCCAAGGCCCTGGACCTGGACGTCATCGCCGTGGGCAAGATCGACTCGATGCTGGCCAAGGCCGTCGAAAACATCCCGGCCCTGATGCCGGTCGCCGTCGCGGCCGGGACGGCGCGCTTCGCCCGCGACCCGTCCGAATACGCCGCCGCGGCGGCCGGGCCCGCGGCGGCGGGGCGTTCTGCCGGCGCGGGGACCACCCTGGCCAGTGCCGGGACCGGCGGCGCTGCCAGTGCTGGGACCGGCCTGGCCAACGCTGGGATCGCCCTGGCCAACGCTGGGACCGCTATTGCCACCACGAGGGCCGGGCTGGCCAATGAGGGGACCGGTGCCGCCGCCAGTTCAGGGACCGGCGGGGAGATCGGGGTCGGCGCCGGCCCCCGGTACGGGCGCGGCGTGCAGCTGCACCTGGTCTTCTCCCACGCCGAAACGCCGGAACAAGCCAGGGAAACGCAGACAGCACAGGAGGATGCACGTTGA